The Carassius auratus strain Wakin chromosome 11, ASM336829v1, whole genome shotgun sequence DNA window ACCTGTGTTAAAATAAGTCAAACGTGACATATAACAGCATTTCTTTTGTAGCATTAAATTAACAGGACATTAAATACagtaatagataaataaaataatagtagaCAGTACAGTagtaatgcataatttataaATTCACAGACAATCTGGTGAATTTAAAAAAGCCACATAATGAAGGCAAACGTACATTTGAGACAAAAATAGACTATAGGCTACATTCCGTTGATGTAGTGTCCTTTCTTCAAGTAGTCCTTTCTTCAGCAGTGTTTTATCGTCTGGAAAGTTGATCTGAGAGCCAATCCAGTCCTTCATATAAACCTGACCCTTGAACCGCACATGTAGCCTGAACAaaccactgagagagagagaaagagagagagagaggtttattTCACTGAAACACACTGACATCACACATCACGTGccaaacagagtgtgtgtgttcacctgtcgTCCTCTCAGTGCGTGTAAACCCAGTCTGTCTGTCAGCTCGTGGACCGGCATGGCTTTGGGTAAATCCTGCTTGTTAGCAAGAACTAACAGAACCGCGTCTCTCATCTCGTCCTCCGCCAGCATCGCGTTTAGTTCCTCTGCTGCTGTTTCAATCCGGTCATGATCACTGCTGTCCACCACAAAGATCAAGCCCtgaatcaaacaaacacacactttgttCACGCCATTAAAATGGCATTTTCAAACATTATATTACCGCAAAATCATAATGCATACAGTCGTGTTTGTATTGTACCTCAGTGTACTGATAATAATATTTCCAAAGTCCTCTGATTTTGCTCTGACCGCCAACATCCCACACAGCAAAGGAGATGTTTTTATATTCAACTGTTTCAACATTAAAACCTAAAGAGAAAAAATATCATATTCAATAAAGCCAGCAATAAATCCATTTGAGGCatttaaacatgacaaaataactaaaactgtctTACCAATAGTTGGAATAGTTGTGACAACTTCACCGAGTTTGAGTTTGAAGAGCACTGTTGTTTTCCCTGCTGCATCCAGACCAACTTTGAGAAGAATTTCCATTTATTCCACAATGAAAATATTCATATGTAGGCTATATCAGTTTATTCATATGCTCATAGTCTTTGCTTTATGGTCATTACAATTATTTAAGCACATCGTAACATAAACAGTAGCCAAACTATAAGACGTTCGATTCAGAGttcagaggggaaaaaatgaCCTACCCATAAGCAACTTAATCTGCTTTTTCGGAAAGGGACGAGAGAAAATCATAGTGAAATAGTTGCCCATGTTTGCAATAAGACAGAACCGCTGTTGCTGAAGATAAACGCCTAGAGTTAAAGGCTCAGACTAGTTATGATGTGTGTTCAATGTTTATATACACCTTTCTCTTCAACGCGGAAGTAAGCCTATGGATGAGACTTCCGATTCAATAGCCTCTACAGGTAAATAACGAGGAGAATAACGACTAAACGGTCAAACTGTTTGCTCTACAAACcattgtgttcataattaagataatacattaaaataatatgataagacaAACAAACTTTCAATATCAAGCAGAAAAACGAACTGGtttgttcagctaaaaatataaaatgtacaaatggtCGCGCCCATTTCTACGACAAGAAAAGGTGGAAaggatgttttgtttgtttactttcggtttgattgacagctcaacACCGCCACTCTCAGCTTCCCTCGCGGCAAATCCAACGCGTTCGAAATGACGTCACTTATTTTATCACGTGTCTAAACAAACAGTTTGAATTTGGAAGTCtttgatttcatttgaataaCATTGAACTGAACTTTGGGAAACGTTTTGGTGGAGCGATTGTGtcataaaaatatgttaatattccAACCTATTTGAggaattataatttttactgtaatatgtGCCTAAAATAACACATCAGATGAAGAGGACGACCATGAGATGACTTAAAGTTCATTATAATGGGCTCTTCTCGCATTCATAAACAACAATAACACATGAACCAGTTTCACAGCAAACAACAGCAATCAATGTAACACATATGACTATAAAATAATCCTAAACATTAATCAAACAAGCGTAGAACAATCCAGTGCACATTACTCATAGCGACAATTAGATATTATAGTTGTCTCGCGTTATTTTAccataacattttttataaattataggatgttttacttttaaaaagcaaTTGTATCATAATTTACAGTACACTTACATGTAAtgtcttttataatataattgttgTCACAGGCATGTGGTTATTTACATGTTTTactaatatgtttttcttttgaagaTAGCATCAGCTAAAAACTTTAGCtgaattacaaattaaaagttagtattttccaaaaatgtaattcattctgCAAATATGATTAGTTATTGAAATTGAAACATAAACTTAAGCTAATAAATTTTTTGTATAAATTCGtcatttatttgatctatttttattcataaattatacaaaaagtgaaaagtgaagtgacattcagccaagtatggtgacccatactcagaatttgtgttctgcatttaacccatccgaaatgcacacacacagagcagtgaacacacacacacacactgtgagcacacacccggagcagtgggcagccatttatgctgcggcgcccggggagcagttgggggttcgatgccttgctcaaggacacctaagtcatggtattgaaggtggagagagaactgtacatgcactccccccacccacaattccgtccggcccgagactagaactcacaacccttcgattgggagtccaaccctctaaccattaggccacgacttccccaaatcgTAATGTAACATTATGACCATGTTTGCAATCTGATTCAGAATTTCTGttgttatttatgcatgcattaaatATTCATCTTACATCAATCTGTCTATAACTGCAAAACACTATATTTCTCATGCATTTTTCtattctgttatatatatttaaatgagacATAAGAATActattgtttgaaaataaatacaccATTTACTGGAGATATttgaaggacacacacacacacacacacacacacacacacacatatcacacatactgtatatgtatatattttccaGACAAACATCAGCTTATTCTTTCAAATCcagatacaacaaaacacatattaaaataagtctttcaaagtgttttttctttcagAGTTCAtggaacaataattaaaataaaaaaatagctaaaCATGTTTTCAGATGTAACCTCACAATATAAAAAGCACCgttttgatttaatattaatacataaaaatgctTTTGAGATAATAAACAGCTGAAGGCAGTTACATTCATTTACAGTATGTATTAgttttgaagtatcaggccacaAAAACCCAAAAATAAAGTTCCAGCATTATGGTCGTCTGGACAGTTGATCTGAGAGCCAATCCAGTCCTTCATATAAACCTGACCCTTGAACCGCACATGTAGCCTGAACAaaccactgagagagagagagagagagagagagagagagaggtttattTCACTGAAACACACTGACATCACGCATCACGTGtcaaacagagtgtgtgtgttcacctgtcgTCCTCTCAGTGCGTGTAAACCCAGTCTGTCTGTCAGCTCGTGGACCGGCATGGCTTTGGGTAAATCCTGCTTGTTAGCAAGAACTAACAGAACCGCGTCTCTCATCTCATCCTCCGCCAGCATCGCGTTTAGTTCCTCTGCTGCTGTTTCAATCCGGTCATGATCACTGCTGTCCACCACAAAGATCAGGCCCtgaatcacagaaacacacactttgTTCACGCCATTAAAATGGCATTTTCAAATACAATATAACTGCAAAATCATAATGCATACAGGTGTGTTTGTATTGTACCTCAGTGTCCTGATAATAACATTTCCAAAGATCTCTGATTTTGGTCTGACCGCCAACATCCCACACAGTGAAGGAGATGTTTTTATAATCAACTTTATCAACATTAAAACCTTAAGAGAAAAACTATAATATTCAATAAAGCAGACAAAAAATCCATATGAGGCAGTTAAACATGACAAACATCTAACACCAATGTCTTACCAGTAGTTGGAATAGTTGTGACAACTTCACCGAGTTTGAGTTTGTAGAACACTGTTGTTTTCCCTGCTGCATCCAGACCAACTGGGAGAATAATAATTTCTATTTATGCTATATCAGATTATTCATATGCTAATTTTGATGTAtggtcataaaaaatatttaacaatttaagcacataataacaataaagtgGCATAGACAGTAACCAAACTATAAGACGTTTAATTCCAAAATTTAGAGGGGAAAAATGACTTACTCATAAGCAACGTAATCTGCTTTTTCGGAAAGAGAcgagagaaaatgagagagtaATAGCTGCCCATGTTTGCAATAAGACAGAACCGCTGTAGCTGAAGATAAACGCCTAGAGTTAAAGGCTCAGACTAGTTAtgatgtgtgttcagtgtgttttATACACCTTTTTCTTCAACGCGGAAGTAAGCCTATGAGACTTCCGATTCAATAGCCTCTACAGGTAAATAACGAGGAGAATAACGACGAATATCTAAACGGTCAAACTGTTTTGCTCTACAAACCATTGTgttcataattaatataatacattaaaataatatgatgacACAATTactttcaatatcaagcagcaaaacgaaCTGGTTTGTTCAGCTAGAAATAGTTGGACGGAGTGGACGCAGTTGAGACCGGAAGCCAGACCCATTGAATTTACAAATGGTTGCGCCCAATTCTACGACAAGAAAAGGTGGAtaggttttgtttgtttactttcggtttgattgacagctcaacACCGCCACTCTCAGCTTCTCTCGCGGCAAATCCAACGCGTTCGAAATGACGTCACCTACTGTATCACTTGTCTAAACAAACTTGTCTTTTTAAAGTTTGAATTTGGAAGCAtagcaagtctcagttagcttaaacgcagaACACGttgcaagggcttttaaataatataataaataaaaagaaaacacagaacagaaaaagaatagagcaagctgttagaggtctttataataaatgaaaagaaaatagatagactaaaaaaagattagaaaggtagttagatttttttttattaaagaatagaattagaatagtgcgtgctaaagttagagggtcaaataaagatggaagagatgggttttaagccgattcttgaagatggctaaggactcagctgctcggattgagttggggagttcattccaccaggagggaacatttaatttaaaagtctgtaaaagtgactttgtgcttctttgggatggcacaatcaagcgacattcccttaagtctgaagtaatgaattgaggtaaatgggtgcagagccagtggagGTTTTGTagtcaaacatcaatgccttgaattttatgcgagcagctattggaagccagtgcaaattgataaacagaggtgtcacgtgtattcttttcggctcattaaaaatttatcttgctgccacgttctggattaattgtaaaggtttgatataactggctggaagacctgccaagagagcattgcaatagtccagcctggacagaacaagagcttgaacaaggagttgtgcagcatgttccgaaagaaagggcctgatcttcttaatgttgaataaagccccgttcacaccaagaacgataactataaagataactataaagataatgatataaGCATCCACACCAGCGAATGATATCGTCTGTTAATTCTGAGCGCACgttgagaatgatttttagaactatatctttatcgttatctttatagttatcgtgcttggtgtgaacgggcctttaagcaaatctgcaggatcttacagttttagcaatgtggtctgagaaagttagctgatcatcaggggcggatctaccaaggccttgccacccctgctacCACCctagttggcagcaacgaattaaaggttatggccaatttgaaaatttactagGGCAAATCTTTCATGATTCGCGatgccgctacgaactcccgaactgaatcaaatgatttgtgatcctcaaactgactcaaatgattcgcgaacccgctttgaactctcgaactgactcaaatgattcgtgatcccgctccgaactcccgaaatgattcaaatgatttgcgatacccaaactgactcaaatgattcgcgaacccgctttgaactcccgaactgactcaaatgattcgctaacccgctacgaactcccgaactgattcaaatgattcgcgatcccgctccgaactcctgaactgactcaaatgattcgcgaacccgctccgaacacccgaattgattcaaatgatctgcgaagccgctccgaactcccgagctgattcaaatgatttgcgatccccaaactgactcaaaagattcgcgcacccgctccgaactcccaaactgactcaaatgattcgcgatcccgctacgaactcccgaactgactgaaatgattcgcgatcccgctccgaactcccgaactgactcaatctgcctagggcaccaactcgcagagggggcaccatcccagttgctccaaaaaaaaaaaaaaaaaaaacttcctccattctcccatccgcgcttgCGACCGCTCGCAACTCATGTTtgtggctgaatgttcataattgatggatgaatccaatccagcaaagagaaaagaaaactaaaagtaaaaaacaaaaaacaacaaaaaaacagacataaagttggcttgatgttggacgttggacgagtctcaaatttatggaccgtctctaaagttacatgcatattggtatacactttggaaatgtcattggctgttaaaatcttgtgtttcttataataaacttataataaactgacatattgataacactgaaccttttataatgctcttaattacatgtcgatgcatactgtatgcattagtgagtgtggtggtgcttattccttatatgaactgtttcaaatgcaagacactgattgcatgagattaagtttgtaaatgatagcctgtgtccttttgtgtgcacatatatttatcgtCAAACTGTGAttactgtgactaaattcagtatattaggtctgccatatgttgccacccctcaaaaattcctgcccccttctcgccagctcatcaatatttttctagatccgcccctgctgatcatcaatcataactccaaggtttctggctgtttttgaaggaggtATGGTTGATGTGCCCAACTTGATGCTGAAACTgggatggaacgatgggtttgctggaaccacaagcagttctgtcttggcaaggttgagttgaaggtgatgatccatcatccaggaagaaatgtctgttagacaagctgagatgcgagtagcTACTGTTGGATCATTAggatggaatgagaagtagagttgagtgtcatcagcattgcAGTGGTATAAAAAGCCATGTTTCGGAATGATAGAACCTAATGAtcccatgtagacagagaagagaagtggtgcaagaacagagccctgaggcaccccagtagttagatgttgcgacttggacacctcacctctccaagatactttgaaggacctatctgataggtaagactcaaaccactagagtgtggttcctgagatgccctttgccagtagggttgataggaggatctggtaaTTAACCATTTAACCAGCGGACAGATTGAGCAATTATTGAAGATTTGGactctgctcttgccagtcttagggcttcaaaaactgagagcaaggcagtctcagttgaatgtccacttctgaagccagattggttgctgtcaaggaggttgttctgtgtgagaaagacagaaacttggttgaacacagcttgtttaagtgtttttgcaatgaaaggaaaatgggaaactggtctgtagttctctaaaagagatgggttgagggtggatTTTTTAAGTAGTGGAGctatacgagcctgtctaaatgatgagggaaaaacaccagtgtagAGGGATATGTTAataatgtgagtgagtgcaggtatcactgcaggagaaatggcttgaaggagatgagatggaataggatcaagcagaCAAGAAGTacgatgattagaaaggatgagtttggagacttctgcctcagagagtgaagagaaggatgtgaatgggtgtatgtttgctggtgatatgaacTTGacggattgtggtgtggaaaattgtgcactgatgtttttaattgtattaatgaaaaatgtggcaaagtcgtcagctattagagatgaagcaggagggggaggaggatgAGGCCAAAGGAGCGAGGAAAATGttataaaaagcatgcaagagttagacaaattattaattttgtaatgGTAGTATGTCAgctaaattacaaattaatagttagtattttccaaaaatgtaattcattaggCAAATATGATTAATTATAGAAAATagctactcttttttttttataaattcatcatttaaaaatgataaatatgtaACAATATGACCATGTTTATAATCTGATTCAGCAtttctgttgttatttatttatgcatgcattaaatATACATCTTACATCAATCTGTCTATAACT harbors:
- the LOC113111318 gene encoding ADP-ribosylation factor 5-like, whose product is MGNYFTMIFSRPFPKKQIKLLMVGLDAAGKTTVLFKLKLGEVVTTIPTIGFNVETVEYKNISFAVWDVGGQSKIRGLWKYYYQYTEGLIFVVDSSDHDRIETAAEELNAMLAEDEMRDAVLLVLANKQDLPKAMPVHELTDRLGLHALRGRQWFVQATCAVQGSGLYEGLDWLSDQLSRR
- the LOC113110705 gene encoding ADP-ribosylation factor 5-like; this encodes MGSYYSLIFSRLFPKKQITLLMIGLDAAGKTTVFYKLKLGEVVTTIPTTGFNVDKVDYKNISFTVWDVGGQTKIRDLWKCYYQDTEGLIFVVDSSDHDRIETAAEELNAMLAEDEMRDAVLLVLANKQDLPKAMPVHELTDRLGLHALRGRQWFVQATCAVQGSGLYEGLDWLSDQLSRRP